The genomic DNA GCCCGCCTGCCGCGCGACATCCTCGAGCGTGACCACTGACAACCTCCTGGAAAACGTTTTCCAAAGTCTGCCAGAGATGCTCGTCCCCCGCACTCCGGACATGCCGGCCCGGGGAAGGGCCCGACATGCGGCATCGTAACGTCCCGCCGTGATATCGGACACCTTCCCGGGAGCGCGGGCGACCTGGTCGCCCAAGATGTTGTTACCGGCGAGTAGCATAGGCGGGAAGCCACCCAGCAACGAGGAGCGAACCCCGTGCCTTCCTCTCGTGACGTCGTATTCGTCGACGGCGTGCGCACGCCGTTCGGCCGGTCGGGCCCCAAGGGCCTGTACGCCGAGACGCGCGCCGACGATCTGGTGATCCGCGTCATCCGCGAGCTGATCCGGCGTAATCCCGGCCTTCCCCCGGAGCGCGTCGACGAGGTGGCCATCGCGGCCACCACCCAGATCGGCGACCAGGGCCTGACCATCGGCCGTTCCGCCGCGGTGCTGGCCGGACTGCCCAAGAGCGTGCCCGGCTACGCGATCGACCGCATGTGCGCCGGAGCCATGACCGCCGTGACCTCGGTCGCCGGCGGCATCGCCTTCGGCGCCTACGACGTCGCCATCGCCGGCGGCGTCGAGCACATGGGCCGCCATCCGATGGGCGAGGGCGTGGACCCCAACCCCCGTTTCCTGGCCGAGCAGCTCGTGGACGGCTCCGCCCTGGTCATGGGCATGACCGCGGAGAACCTGCACGACCGCTACCCGACCATCACCAAGGAGCGCGCGGACGCCTTCGCCCTCGCCTCCCAGGAGAAGGTCGCCAAGGCCTACGCCGACGGCAGGATCCAGCCCGACCTGGTCCCGATGGCCGTCCGGTCGGCGGAGCGGGGCTGGGGCCTGGCCACCGTCGACGAGGGGCCCCGCCCCGGCACCACCCTGGACGGGCTCGCCACGCTGAAGACCCCGTTCCGCCCGCACGGGCGGGTCACCGCCGGCAACGCCTCCGGGATCAACGACGGCGCGACCGGCTGCATCGTGGCCGCCGCCGACGTCGCGCGGGAGC from Streptosporangium sp. NBC_01756 includes the following:
- a CDS encoding thiolase family protein — translated: MPSSRDVVFVDGVRTPFGRSGPKGLYAETRADDLVIRVIRELIRRNPGLPPERVDEVAIAATTQIGDQGLTIGRSAAVLAGLPKSVPGYAIDRMCAGAMTAVTSVAGGIAFGAYDVAIAGGVEHMGRHPMGEGVDPNPRFLAEQLVDGSALVMGMTAENLHDRYPTITKERADAFALASQEKVAKAYADGRIQPDLVPMAVRSAERGWGLATVDEGPRPGTTLDGLATLKTPFRPHGRVTAGNASGINDGATGCIVAAADVARELGLTPKMRLVSYAFAGVDPEVMGVGPIPSTERALRLAGLSISDIGLFEINEAFAVQVLAFLEHFGIADDDARVNPYGGAIAFGHPLASSGVRLMTQLAREFGEHPDVRYGVTTMCVGMGMGGTVIWENLGWEGKK